A single window of Providencia alcalifaciens DNA harbors:
- a CDS encoding peptide ABC transporter substrate-binding protein — MHKRSLTSLAVFISSLFLSTPVISATVPAGAVLAENQEVVRHLKDEPASLDPIKSVGLTEAQVMRDLFEGLVNQDNHGQPVPGVALNWHTDDNRTWIFQLRPEAAWSNGEPVTADDFVYSWRRLVTPANTSPFAWFAALAGINNAQDIIDGKLPPEQLGVEAVDKHTLKIVLNKPVPYFPSLTANFSLFPVHRGTVEQYGADWIKVGNLVGNGAFELNDRVVNEKIVLTPNPHYWDHKNTVITKVTFVPINQESHATNRYLAGDLDITESFPKQRYQKLLQDIPNEVFTPDQLGTYYYAFNTQRAPTNDVRVRQALSMAIDRQLIASKVLGTGEKPANYFTPDVTAGFKPQKGLYQTHKQKELDQQAKTLLKQAGYSEAHPLELTLLYNSSENHQKIAIAIASMWKKKLGVQVKLVNQEWKTYIDSRNTGNFDVIRASWIGDFNEPSTFLSLLTSQHSGNIPKFNNPQYDALMTSASIETNDAQRNVFYNQAEAMIAKEAPIAPIYQYTNARLIKPWLKGYPIENPEDVAYSHSFYMIKH, encoded by the coding sequence ATGCATAAACGTTCATTGACCTCTTTAGCTGTATTCATTTCATCACTTTTCCTTTCTACACCGGTTATCAGCGCAACGGTTCCAGCTGGTGCTGTTTTAGCTGAAAATCAAGAAGTTGTACGTCATCTGAAAGATGAGCCCGCATCATTAGACCCGATAAAATCTGTTGGGCTGACTGAAGCTCAAGTGATGCGTGATTTGTTTGAAGGCTTAGTTAATCAAGATAATCATGGACAGCCGGTACCGGGTGTCGCACTAAATTGGCATACCGATGACAATCGTACTTGGATTTTTCAGTTACGCCCTGAAGCGGCATGGTCGAATGGTGAGCCTGTTACCGCTGACGATTTCGTTTACAGTTGGCGTCGTTTAGTCACGCCAGCTAACACTTCGCCATTTGCTTGGTTTGCCGCATTAGCGGGAATTAATAATGCACAGGATATTATCGATGGTAAGTTGCCACCAGAACAGTTAGGGGTGGAAGCGGTCGATAAACACACGCTGAAAATTGTGTTAAATAAGCCAGTTCCTTATTTCCCGTCATTAACCGCAAACTTCAGCTTATTTCCTGTTCATCGCGGAACCGTTGAGCAATATGGCGCAGACTGGATTAAAGTCGGTAATTTAGTTGGAAACGGTGCATTTGAACTTAATGACCGTGTTGTTAATGAGAAAATCGTATTAACACCAAATCCGCATTATTGGGATCATAAAAATACGGTGATCACCAAAGTGACTTTTGTTCCCATCAATCAAGAGTCTCATGCGACTAACCGCTATTTGGCAGGGGATTTAGATATTACGGAATCTTTTCCTAAGCAGCGTTATCAAAAATTATTACAAGATATTCCTAACGAAGTTTTTACGCCGGATCAACTCGGTACCTATTACTACGCATTTAATACCCAGCGCGCGCCGACCAATGATGTCAGGGTTCGTCAGGCATTATCAATGGCAATTGACCGCCAATTGATTGCTAGCAAAGTCTTAGGGACAGGGGAAAAGCCGGCTAATTATTTTACGCCTGATGTGACGGCAGGTTTTAAGCCGCAAAAAGGGCTGTATCAGACTCATAAACAAAAAGAGTTAGACCAACAAGCCAAAACGTTATTAAAGCAGGCTGGGTACAGTGAAGCGCATCCTTTGGAATTGACGTTGCTGTATAACAGCTCGGAAAACCATCAAAAAATTGCCATCGCGATTGCTTCTATGTGGAAGAAAAAACTCGGGGTACAAGTTAAATTAGTTAATCAAGAGTGGAAAACATATATAGATAGTCGTAATACCGGAAATTTTGATGTTATCCGTGCCTCTTGGATTGGTGATTTTAATGAGCCATCCACATTCTTATCACTGCTAACTTCTCAACATAGTGGCAATATTCCTAAGTTTAATAATCCGCAATATGACGCACTAATGACTTCAGCTAGCATTGAAACGAATGATGCTCAGCGTAATGTGTTTTACAACCAAGCTGAAGCCATGATTGCAAAAGAAGCGCCAATTGCACCAATCTATCAATATACGAATGCGCGCTTGATTAAACCATGGTTAAAAGGTTATCCGATTGAAAACCCAGAGGATGTGGCATACAGCCATAGCTTCTATATGATTAAGCATTAA
- the zntB gene encoding zinc transporter ZntB: protein MASTYGSQFQHSNPVHAFQLDGVGGVLPIDLNATATQQSPFWLHYDYKNKETSSWIQQTDLFNDQVKSSLTGKMNRMRMVRIGDGVLLTLQTLNNTAGQRPEQLVAFRIFMNSRLIVSCRHRRVHSLDSVIDDLKEGVGAQSTGEWLADVTDAMTDEISDFTDSLHERLIEMEDVILHGEIPERGELALLRKQIIVVRRYMAPQRDMFSRLTAEKLLWLDDNDRRRLQEISDRLGRCIEDLDGFIARTAIMSDEITNMMTEMMNRRIYTMSLMAMIFLPTTFLTGLFGVNLGGIPGNEFKFAFSAFCLLLACLIATVFWWLKRSRWL from the coding sequence ATGGCGTCGACCTATGGATCGCAATTCCAACACTCTAACCCCGTTCATGCCTTTCAGTTAGATGGAGTGGGCGGTGTTCTTCCTATCGATTTAAATGCCACTGCAACACAGCAATCTCCATTTTGGCTGCATTACGATTATAAAAATAAAGAGACGTCTAGCTGGATACAACAGACTGATTTGTTTAATGACCAAGTGAAGTCGTCATTGACAGGTAAAATGAATCGTATGCGGATGGTGCGTATTGGTGATGGCGTTCTGCTGACATTACAAACCCTGAATAACACCGCAGGGCAGCGCCCAGAGCAATTGGTCGCATTTCGTATTTTTATGAATAGCCGTTTAATTGTCTCATGCCGTCACCGGCGTGTTCACTCGTTGGATTCTGTTATTGATGATCTTAAAGAAGGCGTCGGCGCACAGAGTACTGGTGAATGGCTTGCCGATGTCACCGATGCGATGACCGATGAAATTAGTGATTTCACCGATTCTCTTCACGAACGTCTTATTGAAATGGAAGATGTGATATTACATGGCGAAATTCCTGAACGCGGGGAATTAGCGTTACTGCGTAAACAGATTATTGTCGTGCGCCGTTATATGGCACCGCAACGGGATATGTTTTCTCGATTAACTGCTGAAAAATTATTATGGCTAGATGACAACGACAGACGTCGTTTACAAGAGATTTCAGACAGATTAGGGCGCTGTATTGAAGATTTAGATGGTTTTATTGCTCGTACTGCCATTATGTCTGATGAAATTACGAATATGATGACGGAAATGATGAATCGCCGAATCTATACCATGTCATTAATGGCGATGATATTTTTACCAACCACATTTTTAACTGGTTTATTTGGTGTGAACTTGGGGGGTATCCCCGGTAATGAATTTAAGTTTGCCTTCAGTGCGTTCTGTTTATTACTCGCTTGCTTAATCGCTACGGTATTTTGGTGGTTAAAAAGAAGTCGATGGCTATAA
- the tpx gene encoding thiol peroxidase yields MSQTVKLKGNSISLAGAFLQAGSHAKPFTLVAKDLSEATLETYQGKRKVLNIFPSVDTGVCAASVRKFNQLANGLDNTVVLCISADLPFAQARFCGAEGLDNVVTLSSFRSDFAQDYGVEMTTGPLKGLTARSVVVLDENDNVIYSQLVPEITEEPDYDNALNSLK; encoded by the coding sequence ATGTCACAGACAGTAAAACTCAAAGGCAATAGCATTTCACTTGCAGGTGCTTTTTTACAAGCGGGCTCACACGCTAAACCTTTCACTTTAGTCGCTAAAGATTTAAGTGAAGCAACCTTAGAAACTTACCAAGGTAAGCGCAAAGTTCTGAATATTTTCCCAAGTGTAGATACGGGTGTTTGCGCCGCTTCTGTGCGTAAATTCAATCAATTAGCCAACGGTTTAGATAACACTGTTGTGTTATGTATCTCTGCTGACTTACCTTTTGCCCAAGCGCGTTTTTGTGGTGCTGAAGGTTTAGACAATGTGGTGACATTATCTTCATTCCGTAGTGATTTTGCCCAAGATTACGGCGTTGAAATGACCACTGGTCCATTAAAAGGTTTAACGGCTCGTTCTGTCGTTGTATTAGATGAGAACGACAACGTAATTTACAGCCAATTAGTGCCTGAAATTACTGAAGAACCTGATTATGACAATGCGCTAAATAGCCTGAAATAA
- the ttcA gene encoding tRNA 2-thiocytidine(32) synthetase TtcA, which produces MNTQKEQYNLNKLQKRIRRDVGQAIADFNMIEEGDRIMVCLSGGKDSYTLLSILQSLQKSAPISFSLVAVNLDQKQPGFPEHILPAYLDELGVEYKIVEENTYGIVKEKIPEGKTTCSLCSRLRRGILYRTATELGATKIALGHHRDDILQTLFLNMFYGGKLKGMPPKLMSDDGKHIVIRPLAYCREKDIERFAEAKGFPIIPCNLCGSQPNLQRQVIKEMLRDWDKRYPGRIETMFSATQNVVSSHLCDTELFDFKSISHGDAVINGGDMAFDREELPAQPMIDEDDQPDYSADRLDVIEVK; this is translated from the coding sequence ATGAATACACAAAAAGAACAATACAACTTAAACAAACTGCAAAAAAGAATCCGCCGTGATGTTGGGCAAGCCATCGCCGATTTTAATATGATCGAAGAAGGCGACCGTATCATGGTCTGCCTGTCCGGGGGAAAAGATAGTTATACCCTGCTGTCTATTTTGCAAAGCCTGCAAAAAAGTGCCCCAATTTCATTCTCTTTGGTCGCGGTTAACTTAGACCAAAAACAGCCAGGCTTCCCTGAACACATTTTGCCCGCTTACTTAGACGAACTCGGTGTTGAGTATAAAATTGTCGAAGAAAACACCTATGGCATCGTAAAAGAAAAAATTCCTGAAGGGAAAACTACCTGTTCCCTGTGCTCTCGCTTACGTCGCGGCATCTTATATCGCACGGCGACAGAGTTAGGCGCGACCAAAATTGCCCTCGGCCATCACCGCGACGATATTTTACAGACCTTGTTTTTAAACATGTTCTACGGCGGTAAATTAAAAGGCATGCCACCAAAATTGATGAGTGACGATGGCAAACACATTGTTATTCGCCCTCTTGCCTATTGCCGCGAAAAAGATATCGAGCGTTTTGCTGAAGCAAAAGGATTCCCTATCATTCCTTGTAACTTGTGTGGATCTCAGCCTAATTTACAGCGCCAAGTCATTAAAGAGATGCTGCGCGATTGGGATAAACGTTACCCTGGTCGCATTGAAACCATGTTTAGTGCAACTCAGAACGTTGTATCGTCTCACTTATGTGATACTGAACTATTTGATTTTAAAAGTATTTCACATGGTGATGCAGTGATCAATGGCGGCGATATGGCCTTTGACCGCGAAGAATTACCTGCTCAGCCAATGATTGATGAAGATGATCAGCCAGACTACAGTGCTGACCGCTTAGATGTGATTGAAGTTAAATAA
- the tyrR gene encoding transcriptional regulator TyrR → MRLEVTCQDRIGLTRELLDLLVLQNIDLKGIEISAQRRIYLNFTPVDFQVFSTLMAEIRRINGVIDVRRIYFMPSEREHKAVWALLNSFPEPVLSIDNKLNIELVNPMSLQLFGVDETKIKQKSFSQLIPNHGLHRWFERESPELYTERISVKGSDYLMQVTPIILADEDGKSHCTGAVILLKSVAILENQRKQVAEVDIENRGFSQIVAVSPAMIQVVERAKRVAMLDEPLLLVGETGTGKDILAKACHLHSARGNAPFLGLNCASMPDDVVESELFGYAAGAYPNALEGKKGFFEQANGGTVLLDEIAEMSPQMQIKLLRFLNDGTFRRVGEEHEVKVNVRVICATQKNLPELVEQKKFREDLYYRLNVITLMIPPLRERSEDIKPLTKVFVSNFAKELNIDEPKISPALIESLSAYYWPGNVRQLRNALYQGLSQFNGDILDVSDIQLPDAVNSPAIALDTLNGSLDEITKRYEASVLARLYRDYPSTRKLAKRLDISHTAIANKLREYGLSTKKEQD, encoded by the coding sequence ATGCGCCTCGAAGTGACCTGCCAAGACCGTATCGGTTTAACGCGTGAATTACTTGATCTTTTAGTCCTACAAAACATTGACTTAAAAGGCATTGAAATTTCAGCTCAACGTCGAATTTACTTGAATTTTACACCTGTAGATTTTCAGGTTTTCAGTACGTTAATGGCAGAGATCCGCCGCATAAACGGAGTAATTGATGTTCGTCGCATCTACTTTATGCCATCCGAACGTGAGCATAAAGCGGTATGGGCTTTACTCAATTCCTTCCCTGAGCCCGTTTTATCCATTGATAATAAGCTGAATATTGAGCTGGTTAACCCAATGAGTTTGCAACTTTTTGGGGTTGATGAAACTAAAATCAAACAAAAATCCTTCTCCCAGTTAATCCCTAATCATGGTTTACACCGTTGGTTTGAACGTGAGTCACCAGAACTTTACACTGAACGAATTTCGGTCAAAGGCAGCGACTATTTAATGCAAGTCACGCCAATTATTCTCGCCGATGAAGATGGAAAATCTCACTGTACAGGTGCGGTGATCTTACTCAAGTCGGTGGCAATTCTTGAAAATCAACGTAAGCAAGTGGCTGAAGTTGATATTGAAAACCGTGGATTTAGCCAGATTGTAGCGGTCAGTCCTGCGATGATCCAAGTTGTTGAGCGGGCTAAGCGTGTTGCTATGCTGGATGAGCCGTTGTTACTCGTCGGGGAAACTGGAACAGGTAAAGATATTCTGGCAAAAGCTTGTCATTTGCACAGTGCTCGTGGCAATGCGCCATTTTTAGGGTTGAACTGTGCTTCTATGCCGGATGATGTCGTTGAAAGTGAATTATTTGGTTATGCAGCAGGGGCTTATCCAAATGCACTTGAAGGGAAAAAAGGCTTTTTTGAGCAAGCTAATGGCGGTACCGTCTTGCTGGATGAAATTGCTGAAATGTCCCCTCAAATGCAAATTAAACTATTACGTTTTCTGAACGATGGAACATTTCGACGTGTTGGCGAAGAGCATGAGGTCAAAGTCAATGTGCGCGTGATTTGTGCGACACAGAAAAATTTACCTGAGTTAGTGGAACAGAAAAAATTCCGTGAAGATCTCTATTACCGCTTGAATGTCATAACGCTCATGATCCCTCCATTAAGAGAGCGTAGCGAAGATATTAAACCGCTCACGAAAGTCTTTGTATCTAATTTTGCCAAAGAATTAAATATTGATGAGCCAAAAATCTCACCAGCATTAATTGAATCACTCAGCGCGTATTATTGGCCGGGGAATGTTAGACAATTACGTAATGCGTTATACCAGGGGTTGTCGCAATTTAATGGCGATATTTTGGATGTTAGTGACATCCAACTTCCTGATGCAGTTAACTCGCCTGCGATTGCTTTAGATACATTAAATGGGTCACTGGATGAAATAACTAAACGCTATGAAGCCTCGGTGTTGGCGAGATTATATCGTGATTATCCGAGTACGCGTAAATTGGCTAAACGTTTAGATATTTCTCATACCGCTATTGCCAACAAATTGCGAGAATACGGACTCAGTACTAAGAAAGAGCAAGATTAA
- a CDS encoding ATP-binding protein, producing the protein MEQFTINFIVNFKLREYMSKCHYQGDMFESANTAAELYLMNKAAANYLAKKNRFTWDALVKNGVKPRDLIIDILTSCCPVTQEQAQRVLSTLSHSLVSMMKENIIFTNVVNAKNHKPLFWAYVD; encoded by the coding sequence ATGGAACAATTTACGATTAATTTTATTGTCAATTTCAAGCTACGTGAATATATGTCTAAATGTCACTATCAAGGTGATATGTTTGAATCCGCGAATACTGCCGCAGAACTTTATTTAATGAATAAGGCAGCTGCGAATTATTTAGCGAAAAAAAATCGTTTTACGTGGGATGCGTTAGTCAAAAATGGCGTTAAACCACGGGATTTGATTATTGATATTCTTACGTCTTGTTGCCCTGTGACCCAAGAGCAGGCTCAACGGGTATTAAGTACGTTGTCGCACTCTTTAGTGAGTATGATGAAAGAAAATATAATTTTTACGAATGTGGTCAACGCGAAAAATCACAAACCACTATTTTGGGCGTATGTTGATTAA